A part of Asterias rubens chromosome 14, eAstRub1.3, whole genome shotgun sequence genomic DNA contains:
- the LOC117299694 gene encoding serine/threonine-protein kinase PLK1-like: MSARPREDLRVKDACIPDFIVDPRTHKKYKKGRFLGKGGFAKCYELIDVATNTTYAGKIVSKALLVKPHQKDKMSMEIAIHRSVHHKHIVGFHGFFEDDDNVYILLELCRRRSLMELHKRRRAITEPETRYFMRHAILAMQYLHRNQVIHRDLKLGNLFIDDEMDLKVGDFGLATKIEKEGERKRTLCGTPNYIAPEVLAKKGHSYEVDIWSLGCIMFTLLVGKPPFETSCLKDTYLRIKRNEYCIPSSCKVSPAARSLISRLLKNNPHERPSIESLLEDTFFTSDYLPPKLPTTCLTIAPRFAPMVSRKPLQEINCKEENVQTTSGALKAGMEMLRKASGSKSTQLHHENQATGKERTGSVKPQLVQAVEECHMTDLLAQLVSVVHSKPSEIQDPKMDDAEDPAAAPVLWISKWVDYSDKYGLGYQLSDGSFGVLFNDSTKLLLQSNGENIEYIERDGTEKFAGMQTYPETMRKKVTLLKYFRNYMSEHLLKTGAAVTPLESDNLARLPCLRTWFRTRSAIVLHLSNGTLQINFFQDHTKVILCPLMAAVTYVDENRQFRTFRLSLIEKFGCCKELASRLHYARIMTERLLAPKVPCVKPPKELSSGTGGISSKDGAMQTLR, from the exons ATGTCTGCTCGACCAAGGGAAGACTTGAGAGTGAAAGATGCATGTATTCCTGATTTCATTGTCGATCCAAGAACCCATAAGAAATACAAGAAAGGCCGATTTCTCGGAAAG GGTGGGTTTGCGAAGTGCTATGAGCTAATTGATGTTGCAACCAACACGACTTATGCCGGGAAAATTGTATCCAAGGCTTTGTTAGTCAAGCCACATCAAAAAGACAAG ATGTCTATGGAGATTGCTATTCATCGCAGTGTTCACCACAAGCATATTGTTGGATTTCATGGATtctttgaagatgatgataatgTGTACATTTTACTTGAGCTTTGCAGAAGGCGG TCTTTGATGGAGTTACACAAACGTCGTAGAGCAATCACTGAGCCCGAAACGCGTTATTTCATGCGTCATGCAATCCTCGCTATGCAGTATCTTCATAGAAATCAGGTCATTCATCGGGACCTGAAGCTGGGCAACCTTTTTATTGATGATGAAATGGATTTAAAG GTTGGTGATTTTGGTCTGGCCACAAAGATAGAAAAAGAAGGAGAACGGAAGAGAACGTTATGTGGAACACCAAACTACATCGCACCAGAAGTACTAGCTAAGAAAGGACACAGTTATGAAGTGGATATTTGGTCACTTGGATGCATCAT GTTCACACTGTTGGTTGGAAAGCCTCCATTTGAAACTTCGTGTCTGAAGGACACTTACCTGCGTATCAAGAGGAATGAATATTGTATCCCATCTTCATGTAAGGTGTCTCCTGCAGCACGCTCTCTTATCTCACGTCTTCTTAAGAATAATCCTCATGAGAGACCTTCAATTGAGTCACTTTTGGAGGATACCTTTTTCACTAGTGATTATCTGCCCCCTAAGCTACCCACCACCTGCTTGACTATTGCACCACGCTTTGCACCAATGGTGTCTCGTAAGCCACTACAGGAAATTAACTGTAAAG AGGAGAATGTGCAAACAACCTCAGGAGCTCTAAAGGCAGGTATGGAAATGCTTCGTAAAGCTTCAGGCAGTAAATCCACACAGCTACATCATGAAAATCAAGCCACTGGAAAGGAAAGAACTGGCTCTGTTAAACCTCAACTTGTACAGGCCGTAGAGG AATGTCATATGACTGACCTACTTGCTCAACTTGTGTCAGTGGTTCACTCTAAGCCATCAGAGATACAAGATCCGAAAATGG ATGATGCTGAAGACCCAGCTGCTGCACCGGTCTTATGGATCAGCAAATGGGTTGACTACTCGGACAAGTATGGCTTGGGTTATCAGTTGAGCGATGGAAGTTTTGGTGTACTCTTCAATGATTCAACCAAACTACTACTGCAATCTAATGGAGA AAATATTGAGTACATCGAGCGTGATGGAACAGAGAAGTTTGCTGGAATGCAAACCTATCCAGAAACAATGCGAAAGAAGGTCACTCTGTTGAAATACTTCCGTAACTACATGAGTGAACACCTTCTCAAG ACTGGTGCTGCAGTTACTCCATTAGAATCAGACAATCTGGCTCGTCTACCATGTCTTAGGACATGGTTCAGAACACGCAGTGCAATAGTTTTGCATCTGAGCAATGGAACACTTCAG ATCAACTTTTTCCAGGACCATACAAAGGTTATTCTTTGTCCATTAATGGCTGCTGTAACTTACGTTGATGAAAATCGACAATTTCGTACATTCCGTCTTAGTTTGATTGAGAAGTTTGGGTGCTGCAAAGAGTTAGCAAGTCGATTGCATTATGCTCGTATCATGACAGAGAGACTGCTAGCCCCCAAAGTTCCGTGTGTCAAACCTCCAAAAGAATTGTCATCTGGAACTGGAGGAATAAGCTCTAAAGATGGTGCAATGCAGACTCTCAGATAA
- the LOC117299365 gene encoding uncharacterized protein LOC117299365 — translation MKDQQDEMKAEISQLSDKVGELVNVDEPTFKKNIKAIVREEIYEAKERDLRKNNLVITGLKEIPDEEGNSDGSSDEEDLTNTGPSTSNKRTVEHLIHTVLGLKNVVVISAERLPRVRILDHRRLVIASVATKDMKHQVLRVSKKLSEKKGWEDVFIGPDRTRKEREEDKALDVRVVKGSS, via the coding sequence ATGAAAGATCAGCAGGACGAAATGAAAGCGGAGATTTCTCAGTTGTCAGATAAAGTTGGAGAACTGGTCAATGTAGATGAACCGACGTTCAAGAAAAACATCAAGGCTATAGTGAGAGAGGAAATTTACGAAGCCAAGGAAAGAGATTTGAGGAAGAACAATTTAGTGATCACAGGTCTCAAAGAGATCCCTGATGAAGAAGGCAATAGTGACGGTAGCTCAGATGAAGAGGATTTAACCAACACCGGTCCCTCAACCAGTAATAAGCGTACTGTCGAACATTTGATTCACACGGTATTAGGGTTGAAGAATGTTGTGGTCATCTCGGCGGAAAGGCTTCCGAGGGTGCGAATACTGGATCATAGAAGACTTGTCATCGCTTCTGTAGCCACTAAGGACATGAAACATCAAGTGCTCAGAGTTTCCAAGAAGCTTAGCGAGAAGAAAGGCTGGGAAGACGTTTTCATCGGTCCTGACCGAACAAGAAAGGAAAGGGAAGAAGACAAGGCCCTCGACGTGAGAGTGGTGAAAGGATCCTCGTGA